The segment CACCTGCCGCTTCCTCCTCAACTCCAGGTGGGTGTCCTGCTGCTCAGGGGCCAGACCCCGTGCCCTCTCTAGGCTCTACTGCCAACGCTGTGTCCCCCTCCACAGGGTGACAGACGCCGCCTTCAACTTCCTGCTGGTCTGGTACTACTGCACCCTGACCATCCGGGAGAGCATCCTCATCAACAACGGCTCGCGGTgggcaagggcaagggcaaggccaaggccaaggccaagggcaagggcaagggcaagggcaagggcaagggcaagggcaagggcaagggcaagggcaaggccaagggcaagggcaagggcaagggcaagggcaaggccaaggccaaggccaaggccaaggccaagggcaagggcaagggcaaggccaagggcaagggcaagggcaagggcaagggcaaggccaagggcaagggcaagggcaagggtCTGGTCCAGctcctggggcagggagggagctaTGGCCCGCTAGAAGCAGGAATGGGGCTGGGGTGCTGGTTTCCTTTCACCTCAGCCCACTTCCTATCCCCGAGCACCAGTCCTGGGGGTTGAGGGGACAGGACTGATGGCCGCTTCCTGACACAGGATCAAAGGCTGGTGGGTTTTCCATCATTACGTGTCTACGTTCCTATCGGGAGTCATGCTGACATGGTGAGTGGCCAAGCTTGGCTCCAGAGCCTCGGTGCGGGGAGCGGAGGCAGGGACAGTTGGCACCCCCAagctccccgccccctccctctgCTTTATGCCTTAGGCCCGACGGCCTCATGTACCAGAAGTTCCGGAACCAATTCCTGTCCTTCTCCATGTACCAGAGTAAGTGTCTCGGAGGTCCCTGCGCAGCTCAGGACTTGCCCACgggcaggggtggggaaaggaCTGGGGGCTCCAGATGAGTCCTGATGCCCCCGCACCCCCAGGCTTTGTGCAGTTCCTCCAGTATTACTACCAGAGCGGCTGCCTGTACCGGCTGCGGGCGCTGGGTGAAAGGCATACCATGGACCTCACTGTGGGTGAGTCGGCCGTGGCCCCCGCTGTGGATCCTGAAGGGGAGCTGGGAAGGGAGTCCTTTCCCCTAGAGCTGGTCTGAGTGGCGGTGCCCTTTTGTCCCTGGTTATTTTGggccctgccccttctccctgcaGAGGGCTTCCAGTCCTGGATGTGGCGGGGCCTCACCTTCCTGctgccctttcttttctttggacaTGTAAGTTCTATCTGTGTCCCCGTCTGTCTGGCTGTCCAGCCCGTTCTGGCTCGAGCAGGGACTGTGTTCTAATGGaaaccctcctccctcccagttCTGGCAGTTTTTTAACGCACTGACGTTGTTCAGCCTGGCCCGGGACCCCGAGTGTAAGGAGTGGCAGGTGAGCTGGAGGCCCTGGGAAGGACGTTGGGAGGGCCGGTGTCTGGCCTCTGGCCTCAACCTGATTCCTCCCCCAGGTGCTCATGTGCGGCCTCCCTTTCCTCATCCTCTTCCTTGGCAATTTCTTCACCACCCTGCGGGTCGTGCACCAGAAATTCCACAGTCAGAGGCGCGGGAGCAAGAAAGAATGAGACTGGGCCTTCCCCTGCCATCAGCCTGGAAGGGGCTTCTGTACCCCATGTGTTGTTTGAGGGGGTGCGTGCTCCCCTCATCCAGGAGGGTCTCTTCTGCTCTCCCTTGGTTTTGTGGGCTCTGTGGGCCCCAAAGGCTATGCTGGAGAAGAAGACCTGGACCTGTGTCCCAGCCTGCGGGGATCTGGGGCCAGTGGCCTCAAtaaaggaagggaggcagagaagtgGCTCGGTGTGTATTGTACTGAGGGCAAGTGGCTCTCTGTGCCACCACTGCACGGGCTCATGGGACTCCTGAGCTGTTGGTCTCTCTGGGGTCTGAGTTAGTAGACCCAGGTAGAGGCCCCAGACCTGTGCAAGGAATAGCATCAggcaaatacagaaaacagaactTTATTCCAAGGAGCAGAGGTTAAAATTATTTACACTCATTGAAAATCACGTGGAGGGGCCAAGCTCCTGCTCAGCTGAGAAAAGCCCCTTCTGTACAGCCACTGGGGGCCTGAGGTGTTCACAAAGTGTGGGCCCGGTCACCCTTGGCTATGTGCCCTGTGGCCAGGGGCTCTGGAGGGCACATCTCGGACCTAGAGCAGTCTTTTTCACTGGGCCTGCCTCCTGTGATGGCCCAGCAGAACCCACCCAGGAGACAAGCAGAAGGGGGAGGGAAGTGATTACATGGGGAAGCAAGTCTGTAGGGCACGAGGGCAGCTCCTAGCTCCACACGTCCAGGGAGTAGCGGCCCTTGGTCATCAGCTTCTTGATGTAGTCCACGGCCTGGGCGTGCTCCATGGACCCCAGCTCGGCCACAATGTCGTAGAAGGTGTTCTGCACGTCCTTTGCCATGTTCCGAGCATCCCTGGGGGGAGAAAGGAGGTGGCACTGGGGGCCGGGCAAGGACCCCCACGGTCAGGCAGGGCCTCAGCCCTGTCTTCTGCCCTCACTTACCCGCAGACATAGATGTGGGCCCCCCCCTCGTGGATCAGCTTCCACAAGTGCTCCTTGTCCCGTTTCAGTAAGTGCTGGACGTAGACCTGAGGGCAGAGGGTGGTGTCTGTGAGGCCCGCCCCGCAGCTCGCCCCCCCCGCCACATATGCCTGCCCCCCGCCTCACCTTTTGGGGCTGCTCCCGGGAGAAGGCTACGTTGAGCTGGGTGAGGGCGCCCTCCTTGTGGAACTGGGCCAGCTCCTCACGGTATAGGTAGTCCTCGTCAGAGCGGCGGCAGCCATAGTACAGTAGCGTCTCCCCCACCTCCTTGCCTGGGGGGGTGGGCCGGTGAGTGTGGAACCTGCCTTgaccctggccctgcccccagcccgGGCCCAGACACTTACCCTGCTGCTGCAGCCAGGCCCGCTCCTGGATGAAGCCTATGAAGGGGGCGACCCCAGTGCCAGGGCCCACCATGATGACAGGCGTGGTGGCCTTGAAGGGCAAGCGGAACTGGGACTTTCGAACGAACATGGGCACCAGAGCCCGGCGGCCATTCTCCCCAGCGGGCTCCTTGGCCCGCAGCCAGCTGGTGGCCACACCCTTATTGATGCGGCCAGACTTGGTTTCATACTCCACAGCCACGGCACAGATGTGCACGGAGTTGGGGTggacctgggggcggggggcaggagTGAGTGCAGCAGCTGTGCCAAGGCCCCCTTCCCGGTCACCCAGGCTGCCTCGGCACTGGGTCCCTGCTCAGGGTCTCTCCACACCCTTTGTGCTGCCCAAACAGCTTCCCTGACTGGCTCTTGGCAGCGGGGCTGTGAGCAGTGTGCAGTCTTACAGCCCGGCCTACTAGCTGCACTGCCCGGGGATCCAGCGAAGTGCCCCCCAAGGCGCCCGTGCACCTCAAGGAAGCCCAGGCGATGCTTCCTGTCGGCGGGCCGGGCCTGCCTACCTTGGAAGACGAAGCGATGGAGTAGTAACGGGCCTGCAGCCTAGGCAGCAGCTCACACAGGTGGTCGATGGGGGGCCGCAGGGACGGGTAGTCCTGCAGGATGGCCAGGATGTGCCTGCGAGCTTCCACCACCCAGCTCAGGTACAGCTCCTGGGGAGGACAGGACGCAGGTGACATGCGTGAGGGGACGCGGTGAGCTGAAGCTCGGCCCAAGCCGCGTGGAGAGTGGCTGGGTGGGGGTAGCCTGGGAGTGCAGCCCAGGGCAGAGGGGGCAGCAGtctggggcggggggcgggggggcgggcaCACCTTGCCCTCGCCAGAGGAGGAAGCCATCTTGCGCAGCTGTTCCTGCTCCGAGGGCTCGGAGGCGAATTGCGCCAGCTCGTAGAGCACATTGGTGCGCGGAGGGTTGGTGATGTCCAGGTAGTAGGTGAGGGCCGTGCGGTAGGAGGTGGGACAGGGGAATGGGTGCTTCTTGTTGGACTCCTCTGCAGGGAGACAGAAGGCAGGATTTGGGTGAGTGGGGTGTCACGGGAGGGGACGGGAAGCCGCAGGCTGCTCTGCAGGAAGCAGGCAGCCCAGCTGGCACCGGAAGCAAGGCCAGATCTTTGTGCTCCTTCCTTGGCCCTGGGGCAGAGCCTCAGGCTTTCAGCCAGGCTTAAGCTTCAGGCCACACATGTCATCCTTGTCAGAAGCGGGACCTT is part of the Rhinolophus sinicus isolate RSC01 linkage group LG03, ASM3656204v1, whole genome shotgun sequence genome and harbors:
- the TMEM120A gene encoding transmembrane protein 120A isoform X1, which gives rise to MHPTPRGPLGDCLRDWEELQQDFQSIQETHRLYRLKLEELTKLQNNCTSSITRQKKQLQELTLILKKCKPSLPVGAKETVQELENQIKERQGLFFDMEAYLPKKNGLYLSLVLGNVNVTLLSKQAKFAYKDEYEKFKLYLTIILILISFTCRFLLNSRVTDAAFNFLLVWYYCTLTIRESILINNGSRIKGWWVFHHYVSTFLSGVMLTWPDGLMYQKFRNQFLSFSMYQSFVQFLQYYYQSGCLYRLRALGERHTMDLTVEGFQSWMWRGLTFLLPFLFFGHFWQFFNALTLFSLARDPECKEWQVLMCGLPFLILFLGNFFTTLRVVHQKFHSQRRGSKKE
- the TMEM120A gene encoding transmembrane protein 120A isoform X2 — translated: MHPTPRGPLGDCLRDWEELQQDFQSIQETHRLYRLKLEELTKLQNNCTSSITRQKKQLQELTLILKKCKPSLPVGAKETVQELENQIKERQGLFFDMEAYLPKKNGLYLSLVLGNVNVTLLSKQAKFAYKDEYEKFKLYLTIILILISFTCRFLLNSRVTDAAFNFLLVWYYCTLTIRESILINNGSRIKGWWVFHHYVSTFLSGVMLTWPDGLMYQKFRNQFLSFSMYQSFVQFLQYYYQSGCLYRLRALGERHTMDLTVEGFQSWMWRGLTFLLPFLFFGHFWQFFNALTLFSLARDPECKEWQGRAPEIPQSEAREQERMRLGLPLPSAWKGLLYPMCCLRGCVLPSSRRVSSALPWFCGLCGPQRLCWRRRPGPVSQPAGIWGQWPQ